A window from Purpureocillium takamizusanense chromosome 3, complete sequence encodes these proteins:
- a CDS encoding uncharacterized protein (COG:S~EggNog:ENOG503P39K) yields MIDDVLYLYGGDQPWDSSLWETSDDRVRGGASQSHLTVDNPERARFHGHLDTTALGGAGFASQHSIGELALDLRDYEGIIVAVAGPDEADGKRYALTLKDSLPPPRDDGREQSGVSWEAEFVAKKPGDVKLRWDDFKPTYRGRPKHDAEPLNLGDIKRVGLMMRSFFGKQEGDFSLHLHGIVAFKQLPASTATTVVADHEEEEEKPKKELQRGNTRKELRRNESDLEEFPTRPAVQKRPWWRKLLCGLA; encoded by the exons ATGATTGACGACGTTTTGTACCTATACGGTGGTGACCA ACCCTGGGACTCGTCCCTGTGGGAGACGTCGGACGAccgcgtccgcggcggcgccagccagtCGCACCTCACCGTCGACAACCccgagcgcgcgcgcttccACGGGCACCTCGACACgacggccctcggcggcgccggcttcgcctcgcagcacagcatcggcgagctggccctGGACCTGCGCGACTACGAGGGCATCATAGTGGCCGTTGCCGGGcccgacgaagccgacggcAAGCGCTACGCCCTGACGCTCAAGGACAGCCTGCCcccgccgcgcgacgacggccgcgagcaGTCGGGCGTGAGCTGGGAGGCCGAGTTCgtggccaagaagcccgGCGACGTGAAGCTGCGCTGGGACGACTTCAAACCCACGTACAGGGGCAGGCCCAAGCACGACGCGGAGCCGCTGAATCTGGGGGACATTAAGCGCGTTGGGCTGATGATGCGAAG CTTCTTCGGCAAGCAAGAGGGCGACTTCTCGCTCCATCtgcacggcatcgtcgccttcAAGCAGCTcccggcatcgacggccacgacggtcGTTGCGGaccacgaggaggaggaggagaagcccaagaaggaACTGCAGCGGGGCAACACTAGGAAGGAGCTCCGGCGCAACGAGTCGGATCTGGAAGAGTTcccgacgcggccggcggtgcAGAAGCGCCCATGGTGGCGGAAGCTGCTGTGTGGGCTGGCCTGA